From Vanrija pseudolonga chromosome 1, complete sequence, a single genomic window includes:
- the ARB_02741 gene encoding GPI-anchored CFEM domain protein — MKFAALAALAVAAVGVNAQVDPSTINQCIVTCITNALPGLGCSALTDVSCICAATGLTAAVAPCIASNCPDQVAAALALQGQLCSGASGSGGSAAPSATESAAPSADASGASASVSEAVASASTSVSEAVASASASVSGAVASASASHASASGASASHSASASGASASGASASHSVSSAVASPSASKPSSAGRNTVAGGALVAAGLLAAALF, encoded by the exons ATGAAGttcgctgccctcgccgccctcgccgtcgccgctgttgGTGTCAACGCCCAGGT TGACCCCTCGACCATCAACCAGTGCATCGTCACCTGCATCACCAACGCCCTCCCCGGCCTTGGCTGCTCGGCCCTCACCGACGTTTCGTGCATCTGCGCCGCCACTggcctcaccgccgccgtcgccccctGCATTGCCTCGAACTGCCCCGACCAGGTCgcggccgccctcgccctccaggGCCAGCTCTGCTCGGgtgccagcggcagcggcggcagcgccgccccctcggcTACCGAGTCCGCCGCTCCTTCGGCTGACGCCTCGggcgcctccgcctccgtcTCGGAGGCCGTTGCCTctgcctcgacctcggtTTCGGAGGCCGtcgcctctgcctctgcctccgTCTcgggcgccgtcgcctccgcctctgcctcgcacgcctcggcttcgggtgcctcggcctcgcacTCCGCCTCCGCTTCGGGcgcttcggcctcgggcgcTTCGGCTTCGCActccgtctcgtcggctGTTGCCTCGCCTTCGGCCTCCAAGCCCTCGTCGGCTGGCCGCAACACCGTTGCCGGCggtgccctcgtcgccgctggtctcctcgccgccgccctcttcTAA
- the est_3 gene encoding Esterase, with protein sequence MSATTFRNADNPHQPGPLAALLKSYTSSHPLRSPSPLPASSRHNPKVAQRQAPPTSASPLLWTLPTWIAFVQFIAAKGLYIFWSLLKHFLFGPQRKSWGYRMTFITSFMRNVANYTDFADLNLIRRLISITYLIPLPADAVVTPITFLVPKRKAADACRGFLRDLDLEESGTRELKGEWVVGIDVWKRLKSERRAKWHAEMKRRSLPGPSRLRGSGESAIGSNPASPVTARSHRRRDSDSVNGNGSSNGNGEAHGSSNGRSTPEPELEGEEAAPTGRRERVIYYIHGGAYYVGNAATHRLVTVGVSKACNARVFAITYRLAPEAAFPLPLHDVLHGYLRLLAPPLSIPPESIVIAGDSAGGGLSLALCMYLRDNGYQLPSGLVLMSPWVDLTMSCGSWDDNADSDVVPRPAPDDHLNPVGSYLGPDGVERYITHPYASPLFGDLSNLPPMLIQSGDSEVLRDEVTLLAHKATMSGVQVTHELYQDMVHVFQMFTWLPATHAAINSIGRWVRQTLPRIEWEQRQAEAEIAEGVEDNSPTPTVPSDAAPASTESGAEPPPVPSPETVPQQLPRTPGTRTPRRTPHVPTLDMDTLQRVPSYSRQPSYTGRRTPGVQHIDLSGLPATVSPARAHRSYTNLYPFSPSHQDHEHDPFLANNVPAPRLRRANTTQPQHTRSASGGGSSPTQQQQQQSGSSPLATMRRRRQTTASLSMAPQSDAASPAGSPHLHPTSPSGGHRRLRAPTLSYPSTPTTRTRSVSHLDILQLVDDYVGSGAANETVVYTPGGEIRSVCVLGDDDDEQEELMS encoded by the exons atgTCCGCAACGACGTTCCGCAACGCCGACAACCCGCACCAGCCCgggccgctcgccgccctcctcaaGTCGTACACGTCGTCGCAcccgctgcgctcgccgtcgccgctgccagcgagctcgcggcaCAACCCCAAGGTCgcgcagcggcaggcgcCACCGACCTCGGCTTCCCCCTTGCTCTGGACGCTGCCGACATGGATCGCGTTCGTCCAGTTCATCGCCGCAAAGGGGCTGTACATCTTCTGGAGCCTGCTCAAGCACTTTTTGTTCGGACCACAGCGCAAGAGCTGGGGATACCGCATGACCTTT ATCACGTCCTTTATGCGCAACGTTGCCAACTATACCGACTTTGCCGACCTCAACCTCATCCGCCGCCTCATCTCCATCACCTATCTCATTCCTctgccggccgacgcggtAGTGACGCCGATTACGTTCCTCGTGCCGAAGAGAAAGGCGGCTGACGCCTGCCGCGGTTTCTTGAG agacctcgacctcgaggagtCGGGCACAcgcgagctcaagggcgagTGGGTCGTCGGCATTGACGTGTGGAAGCGCCTCAAGTCGGAGCGGAGGGCAAAGTGGCATGCCGAGATGAAGCGGAGGTCGCTGCCCGGCCCATCGCGTCTGCGCGGGAGCGGCGAGAGCGCAATCGGCTCCAACCCCGCTTCGCCAGTCACGGCACGCTCGCATCGCCGCCGGGACTCGGACAGCGTCAACGGTAATGGGAGTAGCAACGGGAATGGCGAGGCACACGGCTCGAGCAACGGCCGCTCGacccccgagcccgagctcgagggcgaggaggccgcacCGAcgggccgccgcgagcgcgtcatcTACTACATCCACGGCGGCGCATACTACGTTGGCAATGCTGCCACCCACAGACTTGTGACTGTCGGCGTGAGCAAGGCGTGCAACGCGCGCGTGTTTGCAATCACGTACCGGCTGGCACCCGAGGCGGCGTTCCCTCTCCCGCTCCACGACGTCCTTCACGGCtacctccgcctcctcgccccgccgctgtcCATCCCACCAGAGAGTATTGTCATCGCTGGCGACAGCGCGGGTGGCGGCCTCTCTCTCGCGCTGTGCATGTACCTTCGCGACAACGGGTACCAGCTGCCTTCGGGCCTTGTCCTCATGTCCCCCTGGGTCGACCTCACCATGTCGTGCGGTTCGTGGGACGACAAtgccgactcggacgtcgTCCCGCGACCCGCGCCAGACGACCACCTCAACCCCGTGGGATCGTACCTCGGCCCCGATGGCGTGGAGCGGTACATTACACACCCATACGCGTCCCCACTGTTTGGCGATCTGAGCAACCTGCCACCAATGCTCATCCAGAGTGGCGACTCGGAAGTGCTGCGTGACGAGGTCACGTTGTTGGCGCACAAGGCGACCATGTCCGGCGTCCAGGTCACGCACGAGCTCTACCAGGACATGGTGCACGTTTTCCAAATGTTCACGTGGCTCCCGGCCACCCACGCTGCCATCAACAGCATTGGCCGGTGGGTGCGCCAGACGCTGCCCCGCATCGAGTGGGAGCAGCGCCAGGCAGAGGCTGAgatcgccgagggcgtcgaggacaacTCGCCCACACCGACGGTCCCGTCCGACGCTGCGCCCGCGTCTACCGAGTCGGGTGCGGAACCTCCACCTGTGCCGTCGCCCGAGACGGTGCCCCAGCAGCTGCCCCGTACCCCGGGTACTCGTACCCCAAGGCGCACACCACACGTCCCCACGCTGGACATGGACACGCTCCAGCGTGTGCCCAGCTACTCGCGCCAGCCGAGCTACACAGGCCGGAGGACACCAGGAGTGCAGCACATCGACCTGTCGGGTCTGCCCGCGACCGTGTCGCCCGCACGCGCACACCGCTCGTACACGAACCTGTACCCGTTCTCGCCGAGCCACCAGGACCACGAGCACGACCCCTTCCTCGCGAACAATGTGCCAGCtccgcgcctgcgccgggcCAACACGACGCAGCCACAGcacacgcgcagcgcgtcgggcggcggctcgtccccaacgcagcagcagcagcagcagtcgggGTCATCGCCGCTGGCCACGATGCGGCGCAGACGCCAGACGACGGCCAGTTTGTCCATGGCGCCGCAGTCGGATGCCGCCTCGCCAGCTGGCTCGCCTCACCTCCATCCCACGTCGCCATCTGGTGGCCACCGTCGCCTGCGTGCCCCAACTCTAAGCTatccctcgacgccgacgacacgcacGCGGTCCGTGTCGCATCTGGATatcctccagctcgtcgacgactaTGTCGGGAGCGGCGCAGCCAACGAGACGGTCGTGTACACGCCAGGCGGCGAGATCCGCAGCGTTTGCgtgctgggcgacgacgatgacgagcagGAGGAGCTTATGAGTTAG